From the genome of Anopheles moucheti chromosome 3, idAnoMoucSN_F20_07, whole genome shotgun sequence, one region includes:
- the LOC128304765 gene encoding uncharacterized protein LOC128304765, translating into MKRLLLVVVVIVLLGSITGSPLLDWGKKDGDSLLGKVATIKQTVYEKKREFLNGVNEKVSKMLWIPPWPSSTTVETPVSGLPQHDPVPETPSIWWWQTTEQPHANTDAATTSTQASIISTTQSSATSPTVRTPSNNDRLVFTVADTNELELPNVFMYARSSFIPQELRLTDSTEYIGPVVGGGPPVPDHLSDRLVVA; encoded by the exons ATGAAACGTTTGCTGTTGGTTGTGGTGGTAATTGTGTTACTTGGTTCCATTACAGGAT CACCACTTCTTGATTGGGGGAAAAAGGATGGAGATAGCTTGCTTGG CAAAGTggcaacaatcaaacaaaccgTTTACGAAAAGAAACGTGAGTTCTTGAACGGCGTTAACGAGAAAGTTTCAAAGATGCTCTGGATTCCACCGTGGCCATCCTCGACGACGGTAGAAACACCGGTCAGTGGTTTACCGCAGCATGATCCAGTACCCGAAACTCCTAGCATCTGGTGGTGGCAAACAACGGAACAACCTCATGCCAACACCGATGCTGCAACGACATCTACGCAAGCCTCGATCATCTCCACGACACAATCTTCAGCAACTTCTCCTACGGTTAGAACTCCATCGAACAATGATCGTCTGGTGTTTACCGTAGCCGACACAAACGAACTGGAACTGCCGAACGTTTTCATG TATGCTCGAAGCAGCTTTATCCCGCAGGAATTGCGACTCACAGATTCAACGGAGTACATTGGCCCTGTGGTAGGAGGGGGTCCGCCAGTACCAGATCATCTATCCGACCGGCTAGTAGTAGCGTAG